Genomic window (Paenibacillus sp. PK3_47):
TGATGCATATCGGGATCGACACTTCGCAGCTTAAAGGGCCGTTTGAGGCGCTTGTACAGGAAGGTGACAGCGTGGAGCCGGGGCAGCTGCTGGTTCGTTTTGACCTTGGCTATCTGCGGGAGCATGCGGCCTCACTCGCCACACCGATGGTGATCACCAACCCGGACCGTGTTAAATCCTGGAGCTATGCTCCATTCAAAAATGTGAAAAAGGGGCAATCGTCGGTAATGTCCGTTGTATTACATGAAAGTAACGTTGGAGGGATCGAAGCATGATACAAGGCATTGGCGCTGCAGCAGGTGTTGCTATCGGGAAGGCCTTTGTCCTGCCGAACTGGGAATGGAGCCTGCCGGACACGCAGGTGAATCCGGTCGATCTGGCCAAGGAGTTCGAACGTTTATACGAGGGGATCAGAACCTCCAAAGATGAGATTGAGTATATCAAAAGAGAATTCCGGGAGGTCGTGGGGCCGGAGGAGTCGAGTATTTTTGACGCCCATCTGGCCATCCTCGATGATCCTGTATTTATGAGTGAAATCCGCGGAATCATCGAACGCCAGTACAAAGCGGCTGAGGTAGCGGTGAAGGAAGCCATTGACCATTTTGTAGCGATGTTCGACCTGCTGGATGATGAATATATGAAAGAACGGGCAGTAGATATCAAGGATGTCGGAAACCGGCTGCTGAAGCATTTGCTGGGCGCGCCTGAAGTAACCCTGCCGTCCGATACCCAGCCTTATATCCTGGTGGCGAAGGAGCTGTCTCCTTCCCAGCTTGCGCACTTGAATCCTACCTATGTGCTGGGAATTGTCACGATGATGGGCGGCAAAACTTCCCATTCTTCGATTATGGCGCGTGCGCTCGGCATTCCGCTTGTAGCGGGTCTGGAGAATAAGCTGCCTGCACCGATTCAGACGGGTGACATGCTCGTTATTGACGGGGACTCCGGAATTGTCCAGCTGCACCCGGATGAAGAGATTGTCAAGGATTATGCCTCCAAACGGGATAAGCTGCGCAAAAAGAGAGAACAGCTCGAGCTGCTTGCGACTGTGGAAGCTGTCACCAAGGACGGCGTGCCGCTGCGGCTGGCAGGAAACATCAGCTCGGTCAAGGAGCTTGATCTGGCGCTGAGGTACGGGGCGGAGGGCGTCGGCCTGTTCCGGACTGAGTTTTTGTACATGGACAGGCATTCCTTCCCTACAGAAGAAGAGCAATTCGAAGTCTATAAACTGGTAGCGCAAAAAGTGGGAAGCAACACGGTTGTCATCCGTACACTGGATATCGGGGGAGACAAGCATCTCGATTATTTCCAGCTGTCTGAGGAGCAGAATCCGTTCCTTGGCTACCGCGCCATCCGGATCAGCCTGGACCAGAAAGACATGTTCAAGACCCAGCTGACGGCAATTCTGCGGGCGAGCCATTACGGTAATGTGAAAATGATGTTCCCGATGATCTCCTCTGTTGAAGAGGTGCAGGCAGCCAAAGCACTGCTGAACGAAGTGAAGGAAGAGCTGGACCAGCAGGGGATTCCGTATAACCGTGAAATCCCAGTCGGCATTATGATCGAGGTTCCGGCAGCGGTAATGATCGCTGATTTGCTGGCTGAGGAAGTGGACTTTTTCAGTATCGGTACGAACGACCTGGTGCAGTATGTACTCGCTGTAGACCGGATGAATGAACAGATTGCCCACATGTACCACCCTTACCATCCTGCAGTACTGCGCATGATCCGATTGACGGTGGAAGCCGCGCGGAATGCAGGCATTGATGTGAGTGTGTGCGGCGAGCTGGCCGGAGATGAACGTTCCCTGCCGCTGTGGCTGGAGCTGGGGATTTCCAATCTGAGCATGTCGCCGCAGGCGCTGCTGAAGGTCAAGCACCGTACGCTGAACACGCTGGCCGCGGATGCCAGAGAAGTAGCCAAAGCCTGTTTCCGGCATCGTACAAGCCAGCAGACGGAAGAGCAGCTAAGTGCTTTTGTCAGCCGGGGCGGCGTTGTACCGGGAACACGCGGAGACAGCAAAGAAAAAACATCCTAGATTATTGGAGCGTTAACGGGCCCGGCAGCTTGCCGGGTCTTTTTTTGTGTCCGGGTGTCAGCGGAAAAAGTAAAACCGTTTGCTCCTATACGCAGTCAATATATAAAGAGCTCTACAGAAGGCAAGGGGTGAGGACATTCAGGTGATCGATAATATTATAAAAAATACGGCTTTATCTGCGGATGACGAAGCGTTATTCTTCCGGCAGGTTGCCGGGGAGAAGCGGAAGCTGTACGGAATTGCCTTCAGCTACCTCCGCAATGAGGCCGATGCGCTGGAAGT
Coding sequences:
- the ptsP gene encoding phosphoenolpyruvate--protein phosphotransferase; this translates as MIQGIGAAAGVAIGKAFVLPNWEWSLPDTQVNPVDLAKEFERLYEGIRTSKDEIEYIKREFREVVGPEESSIFDAHLAILDDPVFMSEIRGIIERQYKAAEVAVKEAIDHFVAMFDLLDDEYMKERAVDIKDVGNRLLKHLLGAPEVTLPSDTQPYILVAKELSPSQLAHLNPTYVLGIVTMMGGKTSHSSIMARALGIPLVAGLENKLPAPIQTGDMLVIDGDSGIVQLHPDEEIVKDYASKRDKLRKKREQLELLATVEAVTKDGVPLRLAGNISSVKELDLALRYGAEGVGLFRTEFLYMDRHSFPTEEEQFEVYKLVAQKVGSNTVVIRTLDIGGDKHLDYFQLSEEQNPFLGYRAIRISLDQKDMFKTQLTAILRASHYGNVKMMFPMISSVEEVQAAKALLNEVKEELDQQGIPYNREIPVGIMIEVPAAVMIADLLAEEVDFFSIGTNDLVQYVLAVDRMNEQIAHMYHPYHPAVLRMIRLTVEAARNAGIDVSVCGELAGDERSLPLWLELGISNLSMSPQALLKVKHRTLNTLAADAREVAKACFRHRTSQQTEEQLSAFVSRGGVVPGTRGDSKEKTS